Within the Achromobacter spanius genome, the region TCGCCTTGTGATACGCCACGTCCGGCACGAAGTAGGTGTAGCCGCCTTCGCTTTTGCGCATGACGCGGTCTTTGTCGTCGCCCGTGCCCAGCTCGGTGGTGCGCAGCCACAGCGCGCCGCCCTCTTCATAGGTATGGCCCCCGGCGACCAGCGCCTTGACGGTGGCCTCGACGCGGCCCGACGTATACAGCGAGCTTTCCAGGTAATAGTTGTCGAACGCCAGGCCGAACGCCTGCAGGTCCAGGTCTTGTTCGCGGCGCAGGTAGGCCACGGCGAAGACGCGGATGTCGTCCAGGTTGTCGATGTTGCCGGTGGCGGTGACGGGCTCGCCGTCGGACGGCTGGATGGTCTTGCCGGCCTGGAAGTCGCGCGCGATGTCGGCGATGTAGTCGCCCTTGTAGCCGTCTTCCGGCCAGTCGGGGGATTCGGTCGTCAGGCCACGGGCGCGCGCCTGCACGCTGATGGCCAGGTTGTGAATCTGATTGCCGGCGTCGTTGTAATAGAACTCGCGGGTGACGTCCCAGCCGATGGCGTCGTACAGGCGGCACAGGGCGTCGCCCAGCGCGGCCTGGCGGGCATGGCCCACGTGCAGCGGGCCGGTGGGGTTGGCCGACACGAATTCAACCAGGATCTTCTCGCCGCTGCGTGGGGCGCGGCCAAAGCTTGCGCCCTGCTCGGCCACGGTGGCGACGACGGCCTGGCGCGCGGCGGCGGTGATGCGCAAGTTGATGAAGCCGGGGCCGGCGACTTCGGCGCTGTCGACCAGCTCACGGGCCTCGGGGTTGGCCAGCAGCGTGTCCACGATGGCTTGCGCCAGTTCGCGCGGGTTGCGGCGGGCCGGCTTGGCCAACTGCATGGCCACGTTGGTGGCAACGTCGCCGTGGGCGGCAACTTTGGGGCGCTCGAGCAGCACGTTGGCCTGGGCGTCGGGAAGGCTCTGCGCAACGGCGGCCTGGATCAGGGAGATAAGCTGTTTTTGTTGCTCGGGGAGCATGGGCGTCTGGAGAAGTTCTGGGTAAGTGACCAAGGCGGGGATCAAGCAGACGGTGTCCGGGCCGGCGATGTCACGGGAATCATCCGGAATGATAGTTGATTTGGCGGTCCAACCGGCGGGCTCGGGGGCGCAAACTGTCCGGCAAGCGTTCGCGCGGACGGCGGAACTCTCAATAAAATCAATCGCCTAGGTTTGCGAGGGCGCGCCGACGGCAGCGGCCGCTGCACCCGCCCCATGGCGCCAGTTGGCATCGCTGGGTCGTTGCGGTAGTGTATGTAACGTATTCATTGAGGGAGACCGCACTATGCTGATTACTTTTCACTCCAAGGTCGTGGCCGAAGTTCTGATGGTGTCCGACCACGCCCTCCCCATTCTGCAGGCGGCGGGAAAGCCCATCGGCGACAAGATCCCCGAACGCGGTGTGTTCACCGCCGAGCAATTGGGCCCCGCGATCAACGGCATCGAGCGCGCCATTGAAAGCGCCGAACATCCCGACGAGGACGAAGACGACGAAGACAAGGTGCCCCGCTCGGCCATGGCGCGCGCGGTCGGCATGAAGGAACGCGCCTTTCCGCTGCTGGACATGATGCGGCAATCCCAGGCCGCGGGCGTTGAAGTTACCTGGGAAGCCTCGCGGGGCTGGTAGGCAATGTCGCCCGGCGGACAATCTGCCTGGCGTTTTTTGCCTACCCTTGCCGCCTGACGCCCTTTCAAGGAACCCCTTTATGCGCTGCGACATCACCATTGTTTTCGACACCCGCCGGTCGCTGGACCTGACCGCCACGGTGGAAACGTCCCCGCAACGCCAGAGCGACGCGCGCGACTGGTTCGACGGCGCCTGGGAAACCCTGGGCTGCGAACCGTTGCGCCCCAGCGGCAAAGTGCTGCTGCTGGACAAGGTACTGGGCGTGGCCGACGCCCTGGGCTACGACACCCTGTCCTCCGACGCCAAGGAAGCCCGCGAGTTCGCGGAGCACCTGGCCATGGCGCTGGAGCGCCCGCGCATTACGGTTGACCTGCCGGGTTTGACCGTCGGGTACTGACGGCGCCGGCGCGCAATGCGGCAGCAGGAAAACCTACCGAATCCCTGCCCGCATGAACGACTGCACGAACTGCCGCTGGAACAGCAGGAAGGCGATCAGCAGTGGCGCGGCCGACATCAAGGTTGCGGCGGTGATGACCGACCAGTCGATGCCCTGGTCGGTGGACGAGAACACCTGCAAGCCCACCGTCAGCGGCCGGGATTCGACCGAATTGGTGATGATCAGCGGCCACAGGAAGTTGTTCCAGTGGTGGCTGACCGACACCAGCCCATAGGCCACATAGATCGGCTTGGCCAGCGGCACGTACACCTTCCACAGAATCTGCATGGCGTTGGCGCCTTCCATGCGCGCCGCTTCCTCGAGCTCGCGCGGCACCGTCTTGAAGGTCTGGCGCAGCAGGAAGATGCCGAACGCCGATGCGAAGTACGGCAACCCGATGGCGAACACCGTGTCGCGGATGCCCAGTTGGCTCATCGAGCGGTAGTTCTCCACCAGCAGCACGTCCGGCATGATCATCAATTGCAGCAGCACCAGCATGAAGACGAAATCGCGGCCCCGGAATTCGAAGCGCGCGAAGGCGTAGCCCGCCAGCGTGGACAGCACCAACTGCGCCGCCAGCACCATCGTGACCAGCAGGAAGGTGTTCAGGAAGTAGCGCGGAAACGGCGCGGCCTGCCAGGCGCGCGCGAAGTTATCCAGCGTCAGCGGCGCGAACAGTTCGAAGCGGGTCGCGTAGGCGGGGGGGTGGAACGCCGCCCACATCGCATAGGCAAGCGGCAGGATCCACAACAGGCCCAGCGCCCAGGCGCCCAGGGTATCTAGCTTGTCTTTCATTGATAGTGCGTCCTGCGGTCCAGCCAGCGGAACTTGATCAGCGCGGTCAGCGCCAGTACCACCAGCAACACGACGGTCAGCGTGGCGGCGTAAGCCGTGTCCCAGAAACTGAAACCCACCTGGTAGATGTAGTACAGCAGCAAGGTGCTGGCGTTGTCCGGCCCGCCGCGCGTCATGACCACCACATGGTCCACCAGCCGGAAAGCGTTGATCAGCGCATTGATCAGCACGAACAGCGTGGTGGGCATCAAGAGCGGCCACAGGATGCGGCGGAAATACTGCCAGCGCGAGGCGCCTTCCAGCATGGCGGCTTCACGCAGCGACGGCGACACGGTCTGCAAGGCGGCCAGGTAGAAAATCATGAAAAATCCGGCTTCTTTCCACACCGTTACCAGCATCAGCGCCGGCAAGGCGGTCGCGCTGCTGCCCAGCCAGTTGGGCCCGGGCGCACCGAACCAGCCCATCACCTGCGCAATCAGCCCGTATTGCGGCGTGTAGAAGAACAGCCAGATGTTGGCCACCGCCACCATCGGCAGCACCGTCGGCGTGAAGTACGCCATGCGCAGAAAGCCGCGGCCGCTCAGATTGCGGTTTACCCACAGCGCCATGATCAGCGCGATGCCGATGGACGTGGGAATCGTGCCCAGCGCAAACCACAGGTTGTTCCACAATGACTGCCAGAACACCGGATCGTCGCGCATGAGGGCGTAGTTCTCCAGCCCCACGAACCGCGCCGGACGCGCGCCCTTGGGGGTGGAGAAAAAACTGTGCCATAGCGTCGCCACCGCCGGGTAATGCGTGAAGGCGGCGAGCAGCACGATGGCTGGCAGCAACAGCAGCCAGCCGTAAAGCGCATGTAAAGAGCGGCTCATCGTGCTTGTCGGTTTACTTGTAGGAACGCAGGACGCGGTCGGCCTCGCGCTGGGCGTCAGTCAGGGCCTGCTGCGGTGTCTTCGACCCGATCAGCGCTGCTTGCAGCGCATCGTTCAGGGTCTTGGTGACGCGCTGGTTTTCATGCGTGGAGAATTCCGCCACGCTGACCTCCAACTGGTCACGCGCGACCGTTGCGGCCGGCACTTCCTGGGCGTACTTCTTCATCTTCTCGGTCTGCCAGGCGGCCGGCGTCACGGCGACGTAGCCCGTGGCGATGCTCCAGTCGGCCGCGCGTTCCGGCGTGGTGGCCCATTGCGCGAACTTCAGCGCGGCCTGTTGTTGCGCCGGCGTGCCGCTCTTGAAGATGTAGAAGTTGCCGCCGCCCGTGGGGCTGCCGCCGCGCTTTTGCTTCGGCATCATCGCAACGCCGAACGGGAAGTCGGCATTCTTGCGGATGTTGGTGAGATTACCGGTGGTGGTCCAGACCATGGCCGCCTTCTTCTCCAGGAAGTCCTTCGGCGTGGTGCCCCAGTCGATCGTGCCGGTCGGCATGATCTTGTGCTTGGCCGACAGGTCGCGCCAGAACTGGGCGGCTTCCACCACGGCCGGCTTGTCCAGGTAGACCTCGTTGCCGGCCTCGTTCATCAGGATGGCGCCGTTGGGCGTGGTCAGCGCCTGGAACAGCCAGTACGCGAACGCGCCGCCCGACGGAATCTCGATGCCCCATTGCGTGGTGTTGCCCGAGGCATCCTGCTTGGTCAGCTTCTTGCCGTATTCAACCAGTTCAGCCCAGGTGGCCGGCGCGCGCTCGGGGTCCAGGCCAGCGGCCTTGAACAGGTCCTTGTTGTAGTACATGACGATGGTCGAACGCTGGAACGGCACGCCCCAGGTTTGGCCGCCCGTGCGGCTGTTCTGCATGAAGGCGTCATAGAAGCTGCCCAGCCACTTTTTGTCGGCATCGGACTTCGCCAGCGAATCGATCGGCACGATGGCGTCTTCGTCGATCAGGGTGAACATGTCGGTGGACAACAGCACGGCCAGTTGCGGCGGCGTGCCGCCCTTGAGCGCCGTCAGCGCCTTGGCGATGGAATCCTGATACGAGCCGGCGTAGATGGGCTTGATCTTGATGTCGGGGTTTTCCTTCTGGAAGTCCGCCACCATGTCGTCAACGATCTTGGTGATGGGGCCGCCCACGGCCACCGGGTAATAGAACTCGACTTCAACGGGTTTGTTCTGCGCCTGTGCTGGCAGGGACAGGCAGGCGGCGGCCAGGCTGGCGGCCAGGGTCTTCAGTACGATGCGTCGCATGGTGCGTTTCCTTTCCTGTGGATTGGGCGTCTTTCAGCGCCCGACGGTGTTGATGACCGCCGAATCGGCGGCAAAGAAATGCTGTTGCTCGTTCGGCCAGGACAGGCCCAAGGCCTCGCCGGCGCGAGCGCGCAGGTGGCCGCCAATTCGCACGGCGACGCCACTGGTGTCTCCAACGCGGCACACCACAATGGAGTCCGCGCCGAAGTACTCGACGCTTTCGACGATGGCGGGTATGCCCGCGCCGTCGATGCGGATGTGTTCAGGGCGCACGCCCAGCTTGACCGCGCCCGCCGGCGCATTCGCGATGGCCGGGCCATGCGTGCCGGTGATGACCGTCGAGCCATGCAGGCTGGTCAGCGCGATCAGGTTCATGGGAGGCGTGCCGATGAAGCGGGCGGCGAATTCGCTGGCCGGACGTGCATACAGGCCATCAGGCGTGTCGTGCTGTTCGATCTGGCCGCCGCGCAACAGCACCACCTGGTCGGCCATGCTCATGGCCTCGGTCTGATCGTGCGTCACATACACCATGGTGATGCCCAGGTTCTGTTGCAACGCGCGGATCTCGCGGCGCATCTCGTGGCGCAGTTGCGCGTCCAGGTTCGACAGCGGTTCATCCATCAGGCACACCGGCGCTTCGGAAATCACGGCACGGCCCAGCGCCACGCGCTGTTGCTGTCCACCCGACAATTGCGACGGCTTGCGGTCCAGCAGATGGGCCAGGCCCAGCAACGCGGCCACGCGCTGCAAGCGGCGGTCGAAATCGCGCGCGGGTTCCTTGCGCACCTTCAAGCCGAACAGGATGTTCTCGCGCACGGACAAATGCGGGAACAACGCGTACGACTGGAACACCATCGAGATGCGCCGCTTGGCGGGAGGCAGTTGCGTCACGTCGCGGTCGCCGATGCGGATGGTGCCCGACGTGGGCGTGTCCAGCCCGGCAATCATGCGCAAGGTGGTCGACTTGCCGCAGCCCGACGGGCCCAGCAATACCGTAAAGCTACCCGCCGGCACCGTGAAGCTCACGCCGTGGATGGCGGCGGCGTTGCCGTACTGTTTGGTGAGGTTATCCAGAACGATGGATGACATGCTGTCTCGAAGATCTAATTGTTAGATCCGCATTGTTGCCTGTTATGAAAACCTTTTCATTGTGCAGCGCAAACATGACGGATTCGTGGCAAGCTCTACGGCTTCAAACTGCGCGTCGCGTGTCAGGCGCAGCGCTCATGCAAAGGGATACGGGCCGGGGTAATCCCCGATAACGGCGTGATGCGTGACCAGGTTCGCGCCCTGCCACCAATGCAACTGATAGCCCGGCGGTTCCATGATGTATTGCAGCGTTGGACGGGGCCCAAGCTCCAGCGCCAACTGGTGCGCGGTGCCGGGACAGGTCGAGGCAATCGTGCCGCCGAAACGCTGGAAGATCGTGCGGTGCAAATGGCCGCACAACACGCGTTCCACCTTGGGAAAGCGCGACACGATGCGTTCCAGTTCCGGCGCGCCGGCCAACAAGCCGATAGCGTCCATGTGTTCGATACCGGTCAGGAACGGCGGATGGTGCATCAACACCAGCGTAGGGCGGTCAGGCTGTTCAGCCAGACGCGCCGCCAGCCAGTCCAGCCGGTCCTGGCAAAGCTCGCCATGGCTCTTCATCGGCACCACGGTGTCCAGCGCCAGCAAGCGCAGCGGATACGTTTCGATGGCGTACTGGATGAATGGGCCGCCGCCTTGCAGATAGTGATGATCGGGAAACGCAGCGCGCAGTTCCGCGCGGTCGTCATGGTTGCCCGGCAGCAGAAAATACGGAATCTCCAGTGCGCTCAAGTGGTCGCGCAGCACCTGGTATTCATGCGGGCGGCCCAGGTCGGTCAGGTCGCCCGTGATCAGCACGCAATCGGGGCGCGGCGTCAGCGCGTTCAACGCGCGCACGGCGGGTGCCAGGAACGCCGCGGAGTCGATGACGCCGTAGGCCTTGTCGCCCGGTGTGCGCATGTGCAGGTCGGTGATTTGTGCGATGAGCATGATGCGTGCGGAATATTGAAATTGAATGAAGGCAGCGGAATGAAATCCGGTCAACGACGGACGGACGCCGCGGTGCCGCCAACCACGATGCAATGTGGCAGGCGATTCGACTGCGGGGGCTGGCCGTGAATCTGCGCCAGCAGGTTCGAGCACGCCGTCTGCCCGATGCCGTCGCTGGGTTGCGCCACGGTGGTCAGCGGCGGGGTCAGCAAGGCGCCAAAGCGCATGCCATCAAAGCCGCAGACTGAAATGTCGCTGGGCACGCGCAGCCCCAGCGCAACCAGGTCGGCGATGACGGCGGTGGCCAGCAAGTCGTTCGAGCAGAACAGCGCGGTGGGCGCCTGCTTGCCGCGCAGCGCGGCCTTGAGCACGTCGGCGTCGCTGCCGGTGTGCGAGCTCATGGCGATGTGCTGCACGGTGTCCAGGTTCAGCTTCTTGGCGCAGGCGCGCGCGCCCATCAGGCGGCGGCGTGCACGGTCGGACGCGGTCAAGGGGCCGGTCACCAGCGCAATGCGGCGGTGCCCCAGCGCGGCCAGATGCGCCACCATGTCGCTGGCCGCGGCGCGATTGTCGACAGACGCGAATGGGTGGGTGGATGACTCGTTATAGACCAGCACATAGGGCATGCCGGCGCTGTCCAGATCGTCCAGCGTGGCGCTTTTGTTCACGTCGGCAACCGTAAGAATCAAGCCATCCACCTGGTGATCCATCAAGCCTTGCACCGCCGCCGATTCAACGGCGGGGTCATAGCCGGTGGCGGTCAGCATGACGCTGTAGCCGGATTCGCGCGCCCGCCGTTCCGCGCCTTCGAAGCATTCGGCAAAGACGGGATTGGACAAGGTGGGCAGAATCAAACCGATGGTGCGGGTGCTGCCCGACCGCAGGCTGCGGCCCACGCGGTTGGGCCTGAAACCGGCGCGCTTGGCCACGTTGCGGATATGCGCCAGCGTCTCGGGATGCACGATCTCGGGCTGGTTGAACGCGCGCGAAACCGTCGCCGGCGAAACGCCTGCCTTGCGGGCCACTTCAATAATGGAAAAGCGGGGCGACGGGCGCGTGGCCATATCTGGATGACTGTCGATTTGCTGAAAACGATTTCATCTTACAAGACAAATATGACCTTTGTGTTGCACGGGTTTGCGCTATGCTGACGTGAACGCAACAACATAAAGCCAGGGCGCGGCGCAGGCGGATTACCCGGGAAAACACGGTGTTTTCGGTGTTTTTCCCAATTGACGCGGCGCGCACAATGGCTGGGATCGGTCCGCTGAATTCGCGTGGCGATTGCGCCGCGCGGCAAGCCAGGACAGACCCTCGGTCAAGGGGACCGGGTGCGCTTCTGCAGCCACGCAATGCGCGGCGCCGGATAGAGGAAAAGAAATGTCTATTGCCTTGAACAGACTTGGCGCGCTGGAAGCGGCGCGCAAGCTGCAACGGCGCGAGCTAACCGCGGTGCAACTGGTGCGAGCGTGCTTCGCCCGCATCGAGCAGCGCGAGAACACCATCCATGCCTGGACGGCGCTGCAGAAGCAGGCGGCGCTGGACCACGCCCAAGCGCTGGATGACGGCGCCCTGCGCGGCCCGCTGCACGGCCTGCCCATCGGCGTGAAAGACCTGTTCGACACCGTCGACCTGCCCACCCGCTATGGTTCGCCCATTTATGAACGCCACCGCCCCGGCCTGGACGCCGCGTCTGTGGCGCTTTGCCGTGGCGCGGGCGCCGTTGTGGTGGGCAAGACGGTCACCACGGAATTTGCTACCTACCAGGCAGGTCCCACGCGCAACCCGCGCAACGAAGCCTATACGCCGGGCGGCTCGTCCAGCGGTTCAGCGGCCGCTGTCGCGGATGACATGGTGCCC harbors:
- the argS gene encoding arginine--tRNA ligase, with product MLPEQQKQLISLIQAAVAQSLPDAQANVLLERPKVAAHGDVATNVAMQLAKPARRNPRELAQAIVDTLLANPEARELVDSAEVAGPGFINLRITAAARQAVVATVAEQGASFGRAPRSGEKILVEFVSANPTGPLHVGHARQAALGDALCRLYDAIGWDVTREFYYNDAGNQIHNLAISVQARARGLTTESPDWPEDGYKGDYIADIARDFQAGKTIQPSDGEPVTATGNIDNLDDIRVFAVAYLRREQDLDLQAFGLAFDNYYLESSLYTSGRVEATVKALVAGGHTYEEGGALWLRTTELGTGDDKDRVMRKSEGGYTYFVPDVAYHKAKWERGFHRAVNIQGSDHHGTVARVRAGLQALNEGIPKDYPSYVLHKMVKVMRGGEEVKISKRAGSYVTMRDLIDWVGRDAVRYFLIQRRADTEFVFDVDLALSKSDENPVYYIQYAHARICTMINNAGMPAADVAAADTSLLTAPSEFALMQRLAEFPNVVALAAQDLSPHHIAFWLRDCASDFHAWYSAERVLVDDVALKLARLRLAATTRQVLANGLALMGVSAPERM
- a CDS encoding DUF1840 domain-containing protein; protein product: MLITFHSKVVAEVLMVSDHALPILQAAGKPIGDKIPERGVFTAEQLGPAINGIERAIESAEHPDEDEDDEDKVPRSAMARAVGMKERAFPLLDMMRQSQAAGVEVTWEASRGW
- a CDS encoding carbohydrate ABC transporter permease, yielding MKDKLDTLGAWALGLLWILPLAYAMWAAFHPPAYATRFELFAPLTLDNFARAWQAAPFPRYFLNTFLLVTMVLAAQLVLSTLAGYAFARFEFRGRDFVFMLVLLQLMIMPDVLLVENYRSMSQLGIRDTVFAIGLPYFASAFGIFLLRQTFKTVPRELEEAARMEGANAMQILWKVYVPLAKPIYVAYGLVSVSHHWNNFLWPLIITNSVESRPLTVGLQVFSSTDQGIDWSVITAATLMSAAPLLIAFLLFQRQFVQSFMRAGIR
- a CDS encoding carbohydrate ABC transporter permease, coding for MSRSLHALYGWLLLLPAIVLLAAFTHYPAVATLWHSFFSTPKGARPARFVGLENYALMRDDPVFWQSLWNNLWFALGTIPTSIGIALIMALWVNRNLSGRGFLRMAYFTPTVLPMVAVANIWLFFYTPQYGLIAQVMGWFGAPGPNWLGSSATALPALMLVTVWKEAGFFMIFYLAALQTVSPSLREAAMLEGASRWQYFRRILWPLLMPTTLFVLINALINAFRLVDHVVVMTRGGPDNASTLLLYYIYQVGFSFWDTAYAATLTVVLLVVLALTALIKFRWLDRRTHYQ
- a CDS encoding ABC transporter substrate-binding protein; this translates as MRRIVLKTLAASLAAACLSLPAQAQNKPVEVEFYYPVAVGGPITKIVDDMVADFQKENPDIKIKPIYAGSYQDSIAKALTALKGGTPPQLAVLLSTDMFTLIDEDAIVPIDSLAKSDADKKWLGSFYDAFMQNSRTGGQTWGVPFQRSTIVMYYNKDLFKAAGLDPERAPATWAELVEYGKKLTKQDASGNTTQWGIEIPSGGAFAYWLFQALTTPNGAILMNEAGNEVYLDKPAVVEAAQFWRDLSAKHKIMPTGTIDWGTTPKDFLEKKAAMVWTTTGNLTNIRKNADFPFGVAMMPKQKRGGSPTGGGNFYIFKSGTPAQQQAALKFAQWATTPERAADWSIATGYVAVTPAAWQTEKMKKYAQEVPAATVARDQLEVSVAEFSTHENQRVTKTLNDALQAALIGSKTPQQALTDAQREADRVLRSYK
- a CDS encoding ABC transporter ATP-binding protein is translated as MSSIVLDNLTKQYGNAAAIHGVSFTVPAGSFTVLLGPSGCGKSTTLRMIAGLDTPTSGTIRIGDRDVTQLPPAKRRISMVFQSYALFPHLSVRENILFGLKVRKEPARDFDRRLQRVAALLGLAHLLDRKPSQLSGGQQQRVALGRAVISEAPVCLMDEPLSNLDAQLRHEMRREIRALQQNLGITMVYVTHDQTEAMSMADQVVLLRGGQIEQHDTPDGLYARPASEFAARFIGTPPMNLIALTSLHGSTVITGTHGPAIANAPAGAVKLGVRPEHIRIDGAGIPAIVESVEYFGADSIVVCRVGDTSGVAVRIGGHLRARAGEALGLSWPNEQQHFFAADSAVINTVGR
- a CDS encoding phosphodiesterase produces the protein MLIAQITDLHMRTPGDKAYGVIDSAAFLAPAVRALNALTPRPDCVLITGDLTDLGRPHEYQVLRDHLSALEIPYFLLPGNHDDRAELRAAFPDHHYLQGGGPFIQYAIETYPLRLLALDTVVPMKSHGELCQDRLDWLAARLAEQPDRPTLVLMHHPPFLTGIEHMDAIGLLAGAPELERIVSRFPKVERVLCGHLHRTIFQRFGGTIASTCPGTAHQLALELGPRPTLQYIMEPPGYQLHWWQGANLVTHHAVIGDYPGPYPFA
- a CDS encoding LacI family DNA-binding transcriptional regulator; translated protein: MATRPSPRFSIIEVARKAGVSPATVSRAFNQPEIVHPETLAHIRNVAKRAGFRPNRVGRSLRSGSTRTIGLILPTLSNPVFAECFEGAERRARESGYSVMLTATGYDPAVESAAVQGLMDHQVDGLILTVADVNKSATLDDLDSAGMPYVLVYNESSTHPFASVDNRAAASDMVAHLAALGHRRIALVTGPLTASDRARRRLMGARACAKKLNLDTVQHIAMSSHTGSDADVLKAALRGKQAPTALFCSNDLLATAVIADLVALGLRVPSDISVCGFDGMRFGALLTPPLTTVAQPSDGIGQTACSNLLAQIHGQPPQSNRLPHCIVVGGTAASVRR